The Bacteroidales bacterium sequence TCTGGACACAGGTTTATATTACCGGAGGTATATTTTCGCCTCATTTAACATGGATTGGATTTATTCCGATTCTTGCTTTTTTATTTACAGGTAGAATATATGGATTGCTCTGGTCCTCAATGATATTAGTTATGACAATACTAATATTTTATTTAGAACTTACTGCTTATATTAATCTGAAACCTGATGCTTTTTCTCTTGATGCTACTTATTATTTCAAATCAATTTTACCGTTTTTTATTTTTCTTTTTGTTACTATTCTTTCTTATGAAAAAAGCAAGCTAAAAGATATTAAAAGACTTGAAAAGGCTAAAAATGAAATTTTAAAGAATAATGAAATATTGGCAGAACAAAATGAAGAAATAATAATACATCTTGAAGAGATTGAAAAACAGCGAGATGTAGTTACTAATCAAAAAAGGGAAATCACTGATAGTATTTTATATGCAAAAAGAATTCAGGAAGCATTATTACCACCGGATGAAGTCCTTGATGAAGCTTTATCTGAATATTGTGTTTTATTCAAACCCAAAGATATTGTTAGCGGAGATTTTTACTGGTTAAAAAAAATAGAAAATTTAATTATTATTGCAGTTGCCGATTGTACAGGACACGGAGTTCCCGGTGCTTTTATGAGTATGCTCGGAGTTTCATTATTAAACGAAACAGTTATTAATGATGATGAAATAAAAGCAAATCAGATACTTAATCAGCTTAGAGATAAATTGAAAAAATCATTACGACAATCAGGCAAAAGAGGTGAACAAAAAGATGGAATGGATATAGCGCTTTGTATTATTGATACAGAAAAAATGAAAATTCAATATTCAGGAGCATATAATCCAATGTATTTATTTAGAAATAACAACATAATTGAATTTCAGGGAGATAAAAATCCTGTTGGTATATATATTTTAGAAAAAGAATCATTCACTAATCACGAAACTGATATTCAAAAAGGTGATGTTATTTATATTTTTACCGATGGATATATTGATCAAATGGGAGGGACTTATAATAAAAAATTCCTTTCAGGTAATTTTAAAAAATTGTTGTTAAATATTCATAAAAATCCAATGAACGAACAAAAAACAATACTCGAAAAAACCATTACAGACTGGAAAAAAAATAAAGAACAAGTTGATGATATATTAATTTTTGGAATGAAAATTTAATGTAAATAAATTGAATTATTAAATAGTATTAGAATCATCAAAACAAATAACTTTTAGTTGAAAACATTAATTTAATTGTGTTTGACAAAACTTGTTGCAAACGAGCGACAGCGCCGGAATTATAAATTCCGCTTAGCTAGGGAAGTAATAATAAGTAAGAAATTATAGATTAGAAAAAAAATATCATAAAGGGGTTAAATTCAAGATAATCAAAGTGTTTGAGTTTAACGAATGTCCCGATAAATTAACTAAAGAATTA is a genomic window containing:
- a CDS encoding SpoIIE family protein phosphatase codes for the protein MDITVIADWFIPFKLKRNTEKFRRARYYVLTYLALAFLLLIYIFIYYVTKKPLQFYLYLGSEIVIILSLFILRKTGALTLLANFGVVTFSILLWTQVYITGGIFSPHLTWIGFIPILAFLFTGRIYGLLWSSMILVMTILIFYLELTAYINLKPDAFSLDATYYFKSILPFFIFLFVTILSYEKSKLKDIKRLEKAKNEILKNNEILAEQNEEIIIHLEEIEKQRDVVTNQKREITDSILYAKRIQEALLPPDEVLDEALSEYCVLFKPKDIVSGDFYWLKKIENLIIIAVADCTGHGVPGAFMSMLGVSLLNETVINDDEIKANQILNQLRDKLKKSLRQSGKRGEQKDGMDIALCIIDTEKMKIQYSGAYNPMYLFRNNNIIEFQGDKNPVGIYILEKESFTNHETDIQKGDVIYIFTDGYIDQMGGTYNKKFLSGNFKKLLLNIHKNPMNEQKTILEKTITDWKKNKEQVDDILIFGMKI